From Acidimicrobiales bacterium, one genomic window encodes:
- a CDS encoding CoA ester lyase, which yields MLPARLRSLLFAPAVRPDLVAKMPATGADLIAIDLEDATPVNAKDSARAELPRLLRSVGSAVAVSVRVNDPSTPWFVDDIVALPDGLAAIVVPKVETIAGLDQVRAALAAAGRSDLAVIAGIETALGVADARLTLAHPSVGAAYFGAEDFIADMGGVRTSSNDEVRFARSKVALAARLAEIPALDQVVADFRDDERCRLECEQARAMGYAGKLCIHPSQVGVANDVFTPSTDDVDRARRLIAAYEAASAEGVAAIDFEGQMVDEPVARQAHRLLALADD from the coding sequence ATGCTTCCTGCACGCCTGCGCTCGCTGCTGTTCGCTCCCGCCGTCCGGCCCGATCTCGTGGCCAAGATGCCGGCCACCGGCGCCGACCTGATCGCCATCGACCTCGAGGACGCAACCCCGGTCAACGCGAAGGACTCCGCACGCGCCGAGCTCCCTCGGCTGCTGCGCAGTGTGGGGAGCGCCGTCGCCGTCTCGGTGCGGGTCAACGACCCGTCCACCCCGTGGTTCGTCGACGACATCGTTGCGCTTCCCGACGGATTGGCCGCAATCGTCGTGCCGAAGGTCGAGACCATCGCCGGCCTCGACCAGGTCCGTGCCGCGCTGGCCGCAGCCGGACGCTCCGATCTCGCGGTCATCGCCGGCATCGAGACGGCCCTCGGCGTGGCCGACGCCCGCCTCACGCTCGCCCATCCGTCGGTCGGCGCGGCCTACTTCGGCGCCGAGGACTTCATCGCCGACATGGGCGGTGTCCGCACCTCGTCGAACGATGAAGTGCGCTTCGCCCGCAGCAAGGTCGCCCTTGCGGCCCGTCTGGCCGAGATCCCCGCCCTCGACCAGGTCGTCGCCGATTTCCGCGACGACGAACGCTGCCGGCTCGAGTGCGAGCAGGCCCGGGCGATGGGTTACGCCGGCAAGCTCTGTATCCATCCCAGCCAGGTCGGTGTCGCGAACGACGTCTTCACACCCTCGACCGACGACGTGGATCGGGCCCGTCGCCTCATCGCCGCCTACGAGGCAGCATCGGCCGAAGGCGTGGCCGCAATCGACTTCGAGGGGCAGATGGTCGATGAGCCGGTCGCGCGCCAGGCCCACCGGCTACTCGCTCTGGCCGACGACTGA
- a CDS encoding MaoC family dehydratase: MIESDERTDASGRPVSGRWFEELTPGLVIQHALRRTITESDNVAFSTMTMNPAWLHLDFDYAAKETEFGRPLVNSLLTLGVVVGISVHETTLGTTVANLGFDKVDFPAPLFHGDTIRVETEVLAARASSSRPTQGIVTFEHRAFNQEDTLVCRAVRNALMLRRP, from the coding sequence ATGATCGAAAGCGACGAGCGGACGGATGCGAGCGGGCGGCCGGTGAGCGGCCGGTGGTTCGAGGAGTTGACGCCCGGCCTGGTGATCCAGCATGCGTTGCGGCGCACGATCACCGAATCCGACAATGTGGCGTTTTCGACGATGACGATGAATCCGGCATGGCTCCATCTCGATTTCGACTACGCCGCGAAAGAGACCGAATTCGGTCGACCGCTGGTGAACTCCCTGCTCACGCTGGGTGTCGTGGTCGGGATCTCGGTGCACGAGACGACGCTCGGCACCACGGTCGCCAACCTGGGGTTCGACAAGGTCGACTTCCCGGCACCGCTGTTCCACGGCGACACGATCCGGGTCGAGACCGAGGTACTCGCCGCCCGAGCGTCGTCGTCGCGCCCCACCCAGGGAATCGTGACGTTCGAACACCGGGCCTTCAACCAGGAGGACACTCTCGTCTGTCGGGCAGTACGCAATGCGCTGATGTTGCGACGACCCTGA
- a CDS encoding mycothione reductase, translated as MKRFDLIIIGAGSGNSIIGPEHDDWDVAIVERGLFGGTCLNVGCIPSKMFVYAAEIADLARRGPEFGVRTRFEGADWPAIRDRVFDRIDPIAAGGEDYRKSLDNVTVFQHDARFVGPKQLRVGDEIITADHIVLAAGARANVPAVPGIDTVGFDTSDTIMRVDELPERLIVLGGGYIAAELGAVFGALGSDVTYVLRGDAMLRDQDHDISARMTEIYSRRYPTHRSADILGVERDTEGDIVMRLGDGTTLRGDRLLVATGRVPNGDQLGVEATGVALGDNGYVISDAFGRTNIEGVWALGDITNPVQLKHVANHEAKIVAHNLTYPDDLREMNHDLIPAAVFAHPQIGTVGLTEQQCIERGLDYTAHVQEYGSAAAGWAMEDTESICKLIMDNATRQLLGAHVMGPQAPTLVQQLIQGMVFGLTVDQMATGQYYIHPAMPEVIEQALLEL; from the coding sequence GTGAAACGGTTCGATCTGATCATCATCGGCGCGGGGTCGGGCAACTCGATCATCGGCCCCGAGCACGACGACTGGGATGTTGCCATCGTGGAGCGGGGGCTCTTCGGCGGCACCTGCCTCAACGTGGGGTGCATCCCGTCGAAGATGTTCGTGTACGCCGCGGAGATCGCCGACCTCGCACGGCGCGGGCCAGAGTTCGGCGTTCGGACCCGGTTCGAGGGCGCCGACTGGCCCGCCATCCGGGATCGCGTCTTCGACCGGATCGACCCGATCGCCGCAGGCGGCGAGGACTATCGCAAGAGCCTCGACAATGTCACCGTCTTCCAGCACGACGCCCGCTTCGTCGGACCGAAGCAGCTTCGCGTCGGCGACGAGATCATCACCGCCGACCACATCGTGCTCGCCGCCGGCGCCCGGGCCAACGTTCCCGCCGTCCCCGGCATCGACACGGTCGGTTTCGACACGTCCGACACGATCATGCGGGTCGACGAGTTGCCCGAGCGACTGATCGTGCTCGGCGGTGGCTACATCGCCGCCGAGCTCGGCGCCGTTTTCGGCGCGCTCGGGAGCGATGTCACCTATGTCCTACGGGGCGACGCCATGCTGCGCGATCAGGACCACGACATCAGCGCCCGCATGACCGAGATCTACAGCCGCCGCTACCCCACCCACCGCAGCGCCGACATCCTTGGGGTCGAACGCGACACCGAAGGCGACATCGTGATGCGCCTCGGCGACGGCACGACGCTTCGTGGCGATCGACTCCTCGTCGCCACCGGTCGGGTCCCGAACGGGGACCAGCTCGGCGTTGAGGCCACCGGCGTCGCGTTGGGCGACAACGGCTACGTCATCAGTGATGCCTTCGGACGCACCAACATCGAAGGCGTGTGGGCTCTGGGCGACATCACCAACCCGGTCCAGCTGAAGCATGTGGCGAATCACGAAGCGAAGATCGTGGCCCACAACCTGACGTATCCCGACGATCTGCGGGAGATGAATCACGACCTGATCCCGGCGGCGGTGTTCGCACATCCCCAGATCGGCACCGTCGGGCTCACCGAGCAGCAGTGCATCGAGCGGGGTCTCGACTACACCGCCCACGTGCAGGAGTACGGCTCGGCCGCGGCCGGTTGGGCGATGGAGGACACCGAGAGCATCTGCAAGTTGATCATGGACAATGCGACGCGGCAGCTCCTCGGCGCGCATGTCATGGGGCCGCAGGCACCGACGCTGGTGCAGCAGCTCATCCAGGGGATGGTGTTCGGGTTGACCGTCGATCAGATGGCGACCGGGCAGTACTACATCCACCCGGCCATGCCCGAGGTGATCGAGCAGGCACTGCTCGAACTGTGA
- a CDS encoding ABC transporter substrate-binding protein, translating to MARLPVPVRFLLFGVIALATVATACGDDTAAEDPAPVSTGASDDTTPSVPGSEDLDGDDTTTTMPDVELTDSFRGVTAEAIKVGVVGPDLEALRGLVDLDHGSYEAAYRALIDDVNRQGGVNGREIEMVYESFLPIGTEGMDTVCSRFTEDEQVFAVLGSVLDDGPLCYTELSDTAMIGSTQNNRRVERSSAPWFTGFRNSDDVVQTIISGFDERGVFDDAAVAVVAAVADKTQVESIALPLLDDLGVDVVDVSFIEASALDTAASEAESALIAEKQKTAGAEVALAIGGGTPSYVGGLEDSDFRPRVATTTLSSLRAYIRDRGGRDLSVLEGSVAGNIAEQVGWWADPAIQDCIAIVEAAGEPTILDPNTRAPEEPENIVSVAAACRDVALFVAIATAAGPDLTNDTFRAAGESLGEFHVPGFGPAFYSADSPDGGAPIYFYEWDDELQDLATDGTTL from the coding sequence ATGGCGCGCCTACCCGTTCCGGTTCGTTTCCTTCTCTTCGGCGTCATTGCCCTGGCGACAGTCGCGACGGCCTGCGGCGACGACACTGCGGCCGAAGACCCGGCGCCCGTGTCGACCGGGGCATCGGACGACACCACCCCGTCCGTACCCGGTAGCGAAGATCTGGACGGTGACGACACCACCACCACGATGCCCGACGTGGAACTCACCGACTCCTTCCGCGGCGTGACCGCCGAGGCGATCAAGGTCGGCGTTGTCGGTCCCGATCTCGAGGCGCTCAGAGGGCTCGTGGATCTCGACCACGGTTCCTACGAGGCCGCGTACCGGGCCCTGATCGACGACGTGAACCGCCAAGGCGGTGTCAACGGCCGCGAGATCGAGATGGTGTACGAGTCGTTCCTCCCCATCGGAACCGAGGGGATGGACACGGTGTGCTCGCGTTTCACCGAGGACGAGCAGGTGTTCGCGGTCTTGGGCAGCGTCCTCGACGACGGCCCCCTCTGCTACACGGAGCTGAGCGACACGGCCATGATCGGGAGTACGCAGAACAACCGTCGTGTCGAGCGGTCGTCGGCGCCCTGGTTCACCGGCTTCCGCAACAGCGACGACGTGGTGCAGACGATCATCAGCGGCTTCGACGAACGCGGCGTGTTCGACGATGCGGCGGTCGCTGTCGTGGCTGCGGTGGCCGACAAGACGCAGGTCGAGTCGATCGCGCTGCCCCTGCTCGACGACCTGGGCGTCGACGTCGTCGACGTGTCGTTCATCGAGGCCTCCGCACTCGACACCGCAGCATCTGAGGCCGAGTCGGCACTGATCGCCGAGAAGCAGAAGACGGCCGGGGCCGAGGTCGCCCTGGCCATCGGAGGGGGCACGCCCAGCTATGTCGGCGGGCTCGAGGACTCCGACTTCCGCCCCCGGGTGGCGACGACGACGCTGAGCTCCCTGCGGGCCTACATCCGTGACCGGGGCGGCCGGGACCTCTCGGTCCTCGAAGGTTCGGTGGCCGGCAACATCGCGGAACAGGTGGGGTGGTGGGCCGACCCGGCGATCCAGGACTGCATCGCGATCGTGGAGGCGGCGGGCGAGCCCACGATCCTCGACCCGAACACGCGGGCGCCCGAAGAACCCGAGAACATCGTGTCGGTCGCCGCGGCGTGCCGTGACGTCGCGTTGTTCGTCGCCATCGCCACCGCGGCGGGCCCCGACCTGACGAACGACACCTTCCGGGCCGCCGGCGAATCGCTCGGTGAGTTCCACGTCCCGGGCTTCGGCCCCGCCTTCTACAGCGCCGACTCGCCCGATGGCGGTGCCCCGATCTACTTCTACGAATGGGACGACGAACTCCAGGACCTGGCGACCGATGGGACGACTCTGTGA
- a CDS encoding acyl-CoA synthetase: MAGTESDTSFDAVNFATIWEGIADALPEKTAASHGLDSRDWATFEDRSARLAGALHADGVGADDKVALYLYNGFEYEEAQFAAFKQRAVPCNVNYRYLEDELAYLLENADAKVLFFDQTLADRVAHVRERCPDVVRYVQVGGGDLLPGAVHYETLIADHEPAERIPRSGHDLWFLYTGGTTGNPKAVMWPHDQMIANMAAHYGVLDRGIPTSAAEAVDGAIELHARNRTTRLLAAAPLMHGTSGINALHTLTQGGMVATLDSRSFDADELWTTVAHHRLTMLTIVGEAFARPMLEALDRAEAAGRPHDLSSVFQIMSSGVMWSQESKQAFLAHKPMTLMDSLGSSESVGQALQITRRNEKVASTGRFSLGATTQVITDDGRMVEPGSGEVGRLANRGANPLGYYKDPAKTEETFPTINGIRWSIPGDYATVEEDGTITLLGRGSVCINSGGEKIYPEEVEEAVKTHPAVADCNVVGLPDDRWGQSVNAVVAIHPGVDVDDDEIIAHTRTQIAAYKAPKRILRTDSFLRSPNGKSDYKWAKAEAEKLAGI; encoded by the coding sequence ATGGCCGGGACCGAGAGCGACACCTCCTTCGACGCAGTGAACTTCGCGACGATCTGGGAGGGCATCGCCGACGCGCTTCCGGAGAAGACGGCCGCGAGCCACGGCCTCGACTCGCGTGACTGGGCCACCTTCGAAGACCGGTCGGCACGGCTGGCGGGCGCGCTGCACGCCGACGGCGTCGGCGCCGACGACAAGGTCGCCCTCTACCTCTACAACGGGTTCGAGTACGAGGAGGCGCAGTTCGCCGCCTTCAAGCAACGGGCCGTTCCGTGCAACGTCAACTATCGCTACCTCGAAGACGAACTCGCGTACCTCCTGGAGAACGCCGACGCGAAGGTGTTGTTCTTCGACCAGACGCTGGCCGACCGTGTCGCCCATGTCCGCGAGCGTTGCCCCGACGTCGTGCGATACGTCCAGGTCGGCGGAGGCGATCTCCTCCCGGGCGCCGTCCACTACGAGACGCTGATCGCGGACCACGAGCCGGCCGAGCGGATCCCGAGGTCCGGTCACGACCTCTGGTTCCTCTACACCGGCGGCACCACGGGGAATCCGAAGGCGGTCATGTGGCCGCACGACCAGATGATCGCCAACATGGCCGCGCACTATGGCGTGCTCGATCGTGGGATCCCCACGAGCGCCGCCGAAGCGGTCGACGGAGCGATCGAACTCCATGCCCGCAACCGCACCACCAGGCTGCTCGCCGCCGCGCCGCTCATGCACGGCACCTCGGGGATCAACGCCCTCCACACACTCACCCAGGGCGGCATGGTCGCCACACTCGACAGCCGCAGCTTCGACGCCGACGAACTCTGGACGACCGTCGCCCACCACCGGCTGACGATGCTCACCATCGTGGGCGAGGCGTTCGCCCGCCCGATGCTCGAAGCGCTCGATCGCGCCGAGGCCGCGGGTCGACCCCACGACCTGTCCAGCGTGTTCCAGATCATGTCGTCGGGCGTCATGTGGTCCCAGGAATCGAAACAGGCGTTCCTCGCCCACAAGCCCATGACGTTGATGGACAGCCTCGGATCGAGCGAGTCGGTCGGGCAGGCCCTCCAGATCACCCGCCGCAACGAGAAGGTCGCGAGCACGGGTCGGTTCTCGCTCGGCGCGACCACACAGGTCATCACCGATGACGGACGCATGGTCGAACCCGGGTCGGGCGAGGTCGGGCGCCTCGCCAACCGGGGAGCCAACCCGCTCGGCTACTACAAGGACCCGGCCAAGACCGAGGAGACGTTCCCGACGATCAACGGCATCCGCTGGTCGATCCCGGGCGACTACGCAACCGTCGAGGAAGACGGCACGATCACCCTCCTCGGACGAGGCTCCGTCTGCATCAACTCCGGCGGCGAGAAGATCTACCCCGAAGAGGTCGAGGAGGCGGTGAAGACCCATCCGGCCGTCGCCGACTGCAACGTCGTCGGGCTCCCCGACGACCGCTGGGGACAGTCGGTCAACGCCGTCGTCGCGATCCATCCCGGCGTCGACGTCGACGACGACGAGATCATCGCCCACACCCGCACCCAGATCGCTGCGTACAAGGCGCCCAAGCGGATCCTGCGCACCGACAGCTTCCTACGAAGCCCCAACGGCAAGTCCGACTACAAATGGGCCAAGGCCGAGGCCGAGAAGCTCGCCGGCATCTGA